One genomic window of Prochlorococcus marinus str. NATL2A includes the following:
- the metK gene encoding methionine adenosyltransferase, producing the protein MSRYVFTSESVTEGHPDKICDQVSDAVLDACLSEDPTSRVACEAVVNTGLCLITGEITSKAEVDFNKLVREVIKNIGYRSASDGGFDANSCAVLVALDQQSSDIAQGVNEAEDHSTDPLDQVGAGDQGIMFGFACDETPELMPLPISLAHRLARRLALVRHQQLIDYLLPDGKTQVSVSYENGVPCSIDTILISTQHKSEVDGITLEEEIQKRIAKDLWKFVVEPATEDLPLKPAKGSTRFLVNPTGKFVIGGPQGDAGLTGRKIIVDTYGGYARHGGGAFSGKDPTKVDRSAAYAARFVAKALVAANLAKKVEVQLSYAIGVAKPISILVDSFGTGKVSDSELTQLVQDQFDLRPGAIIKAFDLQNLPSIRGGRFYRDTAAYGHFGRTDILLPWEDVSQKAKELSLLK; encoded by the coding sequence ATGAGTAGATACGTTTTCACATCTGAATCTGTCACTGAAGGGCATCCAGACAAAATCTGTGATCAAGTGAGTGACGCAGTTTTAGATGCATGCCTCAGTGAAGATCCAACCAGCAGAGTCGCATGTGAAGCAGTTGTTAATACTGGCTTATGTTTAATAACTGGAGAAATAACTTCAAAAGCAGAGGTGGATTTTAATAAGCTTGTCAGAGAAGTTATCAAAAACATTGGATATAGAAGTGCAAGTGATGGCGGATTCGATGCTAATAGTTGCGCCGTTCTAGTCGCACTTGACCAACAGTCTTCAGATATAGCTCAAGGTGTAAATGAAGCTGAAGACCATTCAACAGATCCGCTCGATCAAGTAGGGGCTGGTGATCAGGGGATTATGTTTGGATTTGCTTGCGACGAGACTCCTGAACTTATGCCATTGCCAATAAGTCTCGCTCATCGATTAGCACGAAGGCTGGCATTAGTTAGGCATCAACAATTAATCGATTATCTTTTACCTGATGGCAAAACCCAAGTAAGTGTCTCATACGAAAACGGAGTACCATGCTCCATAGACACAATACTGATTTCTACTCAGCATAAATCCGAAGTAGATGGAATAACTCTTGAAGAGGAAATTCAAAAGAGAATTGCTAAAGACCTATGGAAATTTGTTGTTGAGCCTGCTACCGAAGACCTGCCTCTGAAACCTGCTAAAGGATCAACTCGCTTCCTTGTTAATCCCACAGGGAAATTTGTTATTGGGGGACCCCAAGGCGACGCAGGTCTAACTGGAAGAAAAATAATTGTTGATACCTATGGTGGATATGCTCGACATGGTGGAGGCGCTTTTTCAGGGAAAGACCCTACTAAGGTTGATAGATCTGCAGCTTATGCAGCAAGATTTGTTGCGAAGGCATTAGTTGCAGCAAATCTTGCAAAAAAAGTTGAAGTTCAATTAAGTTATGCAATCGGAGTCGCAAAACCTATATCGATACTTGTGGATTCATTTGGGACAGGAAAGGTTTCAGACTCTGAACTAACACAACTTGTACAAGATCAATTCGATCTAAGACCAGGCGCAATTATTAAAGCATTCGATCTTCAAAACCTACCAAGTATTAGAGGTGGACGTTTTTATAGAGATACCGCGGCCTATGGTCATTTTGGCAGAACGGATATTCTTCTCCCATGGGAGGACGTATCTCAAAAAGCAAAAGAACTAAGTTTGCTCAAATAA